The following are encoded in a window of Rosa chinensis cultivar Old Blush chromosome 4, RchiOBHm-V2, whole genome shotgun sequence genomic DNA:
- the LOC112201020 gene encoding UPF0481 protein At3g47200 has product MVEPQSEQRENAPVLFLQEWCIYRVPSQLRNVDEAAYTPQTLSIGPFHHGNPKLRDMEAHKNKYYELFCRRSSKSEDELRSFMMDHRETILNCYAGTFKCEIDFLNLILVDACFIIELFLTNSEQEQHNANYYILRSPWLRKTVERDLILLENQLPYFLLQKLYDFAIPTFSNGHLGNGDQAQVGGHVHKDSTNSQQCCFPCFRPGDFQENSIRSEPIQHGFLELTCKFFKAYTKGKSVGNGFEPKHFTDLVRHFLCPCKELLWVKNYDQPVKIKYHAKKLKVAGVKFMPLREPFVIKEDPVLTFNPVCLAHKELKLTRLWAEYEAECIFRNTMALEQLMYPEKPYICCYFSLMNQLINTEEDVDVLIEDGVIFNLLGSNKAVVNMISSLCEQIKEDYSCYSEICQDLNSHYKTVLYHPLVIVRQVYFKDLWRGSTAILGFVVLIFTILQSLQALELL; this is encoded by the exons ATGGTAGAACCTCAGAGTGAACAAAGAGAGAATGCACCCGTATTGTTCTTGCAGGAATGGTGTATCTATAGGGTTCCCAGCCAGCTCCGCAATGTAGATGAAGCAGCATACACTCCTCAAACACTTTCAATAGGGCCTTTCCACCATGGAAATCCAAAACTGAGGGACATGGAGGCCCATAAGAACAAATATTATGAGTTGTTTTGCAGACGTTCTTCGAAAAGTGAGGACGAACTAAGGAGCTTCATGATGGATCATCGAGAAACAATTCTAAATTGTTATGCAGGTACCTTTAAATGTGAGATCGACTTTTTGAACCTCATCCTAGTTGACGCCTGCTTCATAATTGAACTCTTTTTGACTAATTCTGAACAAGAACAACATAATGCAAATTATTATATACTGAGATCACCGTGGCTGAGGAAAACGGTGGAGAGGGACCTGATACTGTTGGAAAATCAGCttccttattttcttcttcaaaagctATATGACTTTGCCATACCTACCTTTTCCAATGGCCATCTTGGCAATGGAGACCAAGCACAAGTTGGGGGACATGTCCATAAAGATAGCACCAACAGTCAGCAATGCTGCTTCCCTTGTTTCCGGCCCGGTGATTTTCAAGAGAACTCCATCCGATCTGAACCTATTCAACATGGCTTTCTTGAACTTACCTGTAAGTTTTTTAAGGCATACACCAAGGGAAAATCTGTCGGGAATGGATTTGAGCCAAAACACTTCACTGATTTGGTTAGACACTTTCTATGCCCGTGCAAGGAgctgttgtgggtcaaaaattATGATCAGCCCGTCAAAATTAAATACCATGCAAAAAAGCTGAAGGTTGCAGGAGTGAAGTTTATGCCACTTAGAGAACCATTTGTTATAAAGGAAGACCCTGTGTTGACGTTTAACCCAGTATGTTTGGCACATAAGGAGTTGAAGCTTACAAGACTTTGGGCAGAGTATGAGGCAGAATGCATTTTTCGAAACACCATGGCCTTAGAACAACTGATGTATCCAGAAAAGCCTTATATTTGCTG TTATTTTTCGCTGATGAATCAACTCATTAATACTGAGGAAGATGTGGATGTCCTGATTGAGGATGGAGTAATCTTCAACTTGCTAGGCAGCAACAAAGCAGTGGTAAACATGATCAGTTCATTGTGTGAGCAGATTAAGGAGGATTACTCCTGCTATAGTGAGATCTGTCAAGACCTTAATAGTCATTATAAAACAGTTTTGTACCACCCCTTGGTAATAGTGAGACAGGTTTACTTCAAGGATCTTTGGAGAGGCAGTACAGCTATACTAGGATTCGTTGTCCTAATTTTCACAATTCTTCAATCCCTTCAGGCATTGGAGTTGCTTTAA